The Branchiostoma lanceolatum isolate klBraLanc5 chromosome 17, klBraLanc5.hap2, whole genome shotgun sequence genome contains the following window.
ctAACCTTGCAGAGTCAGCTCCAGAGTCTGTGACGTCCCATCAGACGACACCATGTAGAGTTGGTAGGTTCCGGAGTCGGAGGTTGTGACGTTTTTCAACCGCAAGCCAGCGTCTCCAAACAGCTCTACCCGTCCCTGTAAAATAACATTATCAATTAACCGATTAAGGTTAGATATCCACACTATACGCAAGGTAGCAGTTACTAAAGTAACTGGATAGAATTGGAAAACGGTCatcgtttcagacagcatccgctgtctttcatcagtgaccgAACGAGAATCTGGACTTATCGTGTTTTTAGCCAGAACTCTGAACCAAACATCCCCCTTTTAGTTGCCTGTGTATTTTTATTTCTCCGACAAACGTATGAAATAAATTTGTGTGAATTCTCCATCtcaatattaaacatatcaagATAAAAACACCAATAGCACGGCAAGCTATCCCTGCAGACTGGAAACTTGTCGCCTTCCACCAAGTGGCACGGTTACTCTTTTATTGGACTGGAAATGAATTATCATCGTGATTTTTACCTGATAAGCTTGGGAAATGTAAACATTGCCCGTCTTGCTGGCGATCCCAGTGTCCGGAAGTTTCTTCCATGTTTGGAACAGCGGTGTGATACCCGGTGGCAGTGTGTAGGTCCACTGCAGGTCGGCGTCAGAACCCGCTGTGACGTTCACtgtgccgccattttggatgtCTAAAGGTCAATTGAAATTAGGAATAACTGAAATAGTCCATTGCTACTACGTGTGTAGAgcgaaaacaaaagaaaagacagGAACATAGTATCAGAAAAAGGACATGAAAAAATTCAAGGCTTCGCTCCTGAGGCGTTGCTAAAAAACAAGCAGCACTTATTTATGATTTACTTACATATGCCTTGTCTGTTTGGCTGATTTGCACTCGAGTTAACCGTCAGCTGtttaaggtagccgtttggcacttATTTGGAATGGGTTAAGGGATTCCACAGTAGGGAGAATTCGAAGGTTGATATTAATTATAACACGAGAATTACTTTTATTGACACCATTTGACACTCTCAGTCTGGAACATGTATGCAAATATCGGAACCCCTCTCCTGAAATCCACTACACATTATCAAACATTTACCTCGCCCTACAAACGCGTGATaagaacaaataaaacattttgcaCTGATATATGGCACAATGATGATGGTATCCAAGCGGACATATACATTGCACACAACCCACTAAAgtcaattttgcaaatttttgtgccaagttcatATTACAACATTCCCTTTTATAAAAGAAATTCCTTCTAAAGCTCCTCGCTTTTATTTAGCGATAAACTCTCGTCTTGAACCTACTCCATGCCACTGTTTGGCCGGTTGTATATAGTTAACAGACCGGGCATTTTTCTGTTACTTTGCATGGCCCGGTGTTAAATTACCAAGTTGGAGTGctgcacacacacgtacattgCAGGGATCTAATGTATTGTATACTTATACATATCAAAGATAAACAATGTTTTATTAGTTCGTAGCATAGTCCGTGCGTTGTAGAGTACTTTGTTTGAGATTCTTTGATTGCCGTGCTTTTCGTAATTACGGAGTTCTGTTGAAGCTGGTGGATATGTTCAATAGAGTCGTGAGAATAATCTCGCCTGTTAACATTACCTGCCTGATAATAGACCTGCTCTCGGCTTAAGCCTCTTTTGTAACAGTGAATGGAATGGTAGCAATTTTCATGTAAACGCTTTTACGCCAAATGATCACTAACTCTCCGAGTCTTCTGGTAGCAGGTGACATTGTCAAAGGTTTAAACCAGATTTCTCGTTTGAGTGTTTGAGATGTTTCGCTCGTTAAAAGCACAGTCGCGTTCATTCGTTGCACATTTCTTTTGTACAAGGGATTTCAGACAGGTTTTGTCAGAGTCAGCGGTCAAAAAGGACCTACTACAAATTTTACCCCAAAAGACATctgaaatttgtaaaatatatgcTAGACGTTGTGTGTTGAACAAAATTCACCTTTTTTTGGGACAAAACAGGTTACAAACAAAAGGCTACCATAGATGCATGTTAGTAACAGCTAACATTGTAAGGCGAAGTATTATAGTTACCTAGAAACCTGGCAGGCTTATTAGCTAACTTAATAAACGCAACAGGAAGGAGCGCTTGTGACCTGTCCTAGCAGACGCTCGACTCCGACTGGGTTCTGACGTCTTCTTTTATGCCTTTTTATCGACTTTTTATTTTGTGAGGGTTCCATTTAAAGGAAAGATATACGACAAAAACAGTCTGATCTTAATCTCTGCCTAGAGAGTATGCGTGAGAAGATTCAGTACTGTGACACTCAGTCAAGAAAACCTAGATGCGCTTTAAAGGAATGGATAGAGAAGatagaaaatacaatgaaaGATCAAATTAACAAGTTTTACAACTTCTATCgtagttttgttgtgtttatcTCACCTGTTTGTCCGTGCCCTTTCTTCACCAGGGTAGGAGACAGAAACATGGCGATCAGAGCCGTCTGGAGCAGCCGACAGGACGCTGGCATGGTCACCCAGGCTGTGTCCTGGTCGAACGGTTCGAGATCCCTGTTTAAGATCAAAAGCTGGGTGGTTCGAATccgagctacatgtacagtctgctTGTCTGAATGCCGAGCGCGAAATTTGCACTCCTGCTTTTGCAATCCGTCGTTTCCTTGTTTGAAGAGCCGCACCCCTAGCTCGTTGAAAGAGTCCAACGCACTTCCTCTGATAAAGTAGCGTGTACAAATTGTACGCACGACTGCTCAACATCTATATCAAAGCTTGTCCTACTCAACTCCCAGTACAAGACTCGTCACGTTTTGCCATGTCGCTATTCTGTGCTTTAGCAGTGCCACTGAGTGGAGTGATTGAATTTGTTTCCTTATCCACCATGTGACGCCACATCAGGAACTTTTCTAGAAccaacgatgacgtcaccattccAAGTCAGTGCACGTGAGGTCATCGATCTTTGCCTGGGGaaaatttgtaataaaagaaCGGGCGTGCTGAAAGCACCCTGTTACCATGTTGTATAGGTGTGGCACTTATACTACTCGAAGAGCTGACTTCTAATTACTTAATCCTTTATGGGTTGATAGAAGTACGAGTTGATTATGTCCCTTCCTTGTTCTTTCCTGAGATAGTATAAGGTAGCAATATGATCCATCGCACGACAGTTGTACGACAGTCGAACTATCTTGCGACAGTCGTGGATGTGTcgaacaaaattcagctgtcttgcgACGGGAAACGGTTGTCGTAGATACTTGTCGACCGTGGGTTCTGTACTAGCCTACCCACAAAAAAACAATCGCACTACTAATGTGGACACCCCTTACTGGGTTAGGTTCACTTGAAGGTATATCGATTTTCACGGCTAGTTTGTCTAACTGAACTGAGGCCACGTTTCTCCGTATCTGAGCAGGTATAGTGATGAATGTACGGACAACCTGTACAAGTTTACATCCTAGTTGTTCAGTGTTTATCAAACTCAAGTCAAGAACGTGGTGCAAAGTTTGGTCGCAAATTTGTGGTTACGGAAATATCTGTTTTGCTCGGGGGCTGGGAGTGGCCATTTAGCCGGTGTAGTTTGCGTGCTACTTCACCGTTGAAACTGCGTTGAAATCACTAACCTTTTTCCGACAATCATTTTTCACTTACTCGCTcactcccccctctctctctcactcactcactcactcaatcactcactcactcactcactcactcactcactcactcaattaTGCATCCATTTCTGCCGAATGCTACTACCCATATCCCACCGGGCATGGTGGAGACTAGCCTGGTAACCTCACCATCGAGAGCTCCTCGctatctctacggtgctgggagtgctGCCCGCCCGGCCAGACCCATTGGCGCACGCCGGGGAATTTTCACGGTAAAACAAACCATTGATTGTTACCAGCCTAAAGGTTGATCAATACCGTGTACGTGACAACATTGTCGTAAGCACCAAAGTCTCAAAGTCTAAGGTCTTAATGTTGATACTATTGTTGGTGAGGTGAAAAGCAGCGTCTATCAACAAAACAACTCGTACTCGACTTGACGTTCAAAGTCAATGATAGAAGCTTTATTGAGGCTTTATTGGAGAATATCCATCAGTAGTGTGCCCGAGGGCACATCTGTAATCTTCATGGACTTCTTAACATTAAAGACAATTACAATTACTACATTTCCCAATGCTTACCACGCACAAGTACATACAAAACTATTACATCATTGATAGTTAATTGTTAGAATATTGTCGATGAAATCGTGAAATGATGGTGACAGTCAAGGTCTTGCTCTTAATTTGTCTAACCTGAAGGTTACCTTTATAGCTTTCACGGGTTTCCACATTAATATTGGTTTTAACTGAAGTAAACGTGTAGCCTTATTCTGTATACAGGGAGTTTATATTCTCTATTTGTAGTGTTTGACCAAACTTGGTCGCGATAGTCAACATCTGATAATGTAAGGTACTCGATTTCCATTTCTAACAGTCCATAAATCTAACACCTTTTAACAAAATTGCACATAGTATATTTCCTTtggaaatctttgttttaaTTCATATATATCCCAAACATTTCATGTTAATCACATGGTGCCTTACGATATGATATCTGAATATCAAATACTATAAATGGGTGAAATATTTTCTGACAAAATTACAAACGTTcatcctgacatctgcttggatataatGAAGCACAATTACGTGACCAAGTATGAATACGGAGCGGACTATTCCTCTGCCTGAGGCAGCAAAGCATTCATGCGACTTGTATGAAATCCATACATCCATTGCCAGATATTGCTTAAAACATACGAATCTGTATCCATGCATAGATGCTGAACAACATGATGTAAGGAAACATGCTGTGCTGCGGGGTGTAGTACATGCCAGTTGCACAGGAGGCGCTGCTGTATCCCCGGCCGTTGTTGTTGGTATCCCGGGCTGGAGTAACACAGGatatgttttgaaaaagttTTTCATGCAAAAATGATACAGTAGACGTATATGGATACTGCCCCCTCCCAATAGCACAATTCAACTGCTCTTTTAATCAAGATCAAACAATTCGTTCATTACCtcttaaaaataaataaaaaactatATATTGACTTTATTCTTGCGTTTGAAAACATATATAGAtgatcacccccccccccccccccccccacgagGTAAAAGCAAAAAGCTGCATTGACTCCCCTGTTTTGTGTAACGACACCAAGGCTACTCACTTGCACACAGGGCGTACTTGTTGTAGTAGTCGTCTCCATGCAGCATGTTGTCAGACCCGAATTCCACTCCTCTGGCACCGGTTTCTCTAGTATAGATCGAGCCAGTGTAGAAGTACACAAAGGTGCCGAAGAGGGGCGGACACTGCCAATATCTATCATTACCACACAGCTTAATCGAAAGTGCGCCGAGGGTAGGCGTACGACAGTCAGAGCCATCGGGAAGGTCAAACGCGATGCAGTCATCGGACCAGGTGGGTAAGGCATGGAGACACTTTGTGCCTGACCTCCAGCACGGATACCCCATCCCCGTCGCCTCGCAAGTGTCCTTTACGTTGCCCTGGGTCATCGGTCCGGTCGCAAGGACCTTAAAAAAGGCCCAGTTGTCATGCGTGGTCAGGTACACCTGTTTATCTAAAATGATTGATAAATTCTGTTATAAATCACAAGTTCATGTTTCTAACGGGTGGGTTACAAGAACATAAAACTTAGATATCGGaatcgatatcggccagtaaaattgtaaGCTCCTGGCTGGCTGTTGAACGTGCGCCAAGTAATAAGAGTGCATcgtaggatattggagttttatTTGTTAAACAAGCAGTAAATCTCAcatgctgacgtttcggtgttgTGTAACAAAGAAAACTACCTTATCCTATGTTCTTCTATAAACCCGATGAAGTTATTTTCGGAATAGTGCATCGTATATGTTATCGTATATACACCGCGTGCACAATGAAAAATATGGTAGGTTCCTGTGTCATTATTATTTGAAAGCCAAAGGATTTTGGTATGGGGGTAGCTTTCGCTTTTGAGATGAGGAAGGGGTAACTTTGACCTGAGAGCCTATTTTGCATAGGAATGTACATGAAGAGTCGGTTACATgtattgcatggggaggggggggggtgaagtTAAACAATCCATTTCGGAGTGTGGTGGTGTTAGGGCGATTCACCTCTGCATAAGGTTGATATGGAACAGTAACTTTACTTTTTTGCATACCGACCTTGATCACAGCTGGTTCCTTCTTCGCAAGGTGTACAGGTGTAGCTCCCCAGACCGTCATCAGTACAGGTTCCGGTTGCACACGGGGAGGACGCACAGTTACTGACCTCTGGAATACGTAAAGGAATTATACAGTGTTATAAGTCATTGTTGCCTTAGTATTGTACATCTTTATAATGACATTGTAGGTACCATTATTGTGGTATATCAGCAAGTGCCGAAGTTATACCACtgtcttttgtttcttgatAGAGAAGGGAGCTCTGGTCCCACTGAACCGTTTTGTTAAAGGCAATTGCTTCGTTAGAATCTGCTATCATGTGTATTCTGACCATGAAAAACATGATAATTTTGTGAATTGAAGATAACCCGGCCTATCAATCCCCTCGAGATAAAATGCAAAGTTTTTTCAATGACCTCGTCTGGTGTAACAAGATCGAGGTTACAGCCTCACCTGCACACACGGCGTATTTGTCGTTGTAGTCCTCTCCAGGCAACTTTTCCACGTGTGTGTCGTAGTCCATTCCCCAGCTGCCACCTTCAAACATACGCCTGTAGAGAAAGATGTCATCAAGGGGCTGGCAGTTCAGGTAGTCAGTGTTTCCGCACAGCTTACTCGAGAGGACGGCGAGAGTTGTACAGCTGATATCGACCTTGTTAAACGAGATGCATGCTAGCTCCCAGTTCGACTTACACCTACCCCCACCTGTGCCGTAGCACACATTCTCCATCTTCGCGTTTTCACACGTTTCCAGCAGATTGTTACCGATCATCTGTCCCTCCACGCGAACCTTATAAAAGGCCCAGTTTTCATGTGTGGCCAGGAACACTCGTTCACCTGAAAAGATAAGAAAGTATTTTATCGCCAATGAATATCTAAAGGGAAAGGGTTCGTTTCAAAACCAGTATTAAACAGGTGGAGCGGATTCACTCCGGGTAAAATGACGTGATGATGATGTTGCCAAGTACCAGAACACCTTACCAATTAATCTACATATAATTATTTGGAATCTGAACTAGAGAACATGTAAATGATGCGAATTCAGAAATCATAATTCACAATGTCcggatgaaattatttttttttttcaaaatcctttATCTTATATCTAAACTgcacatacctacatgtatatggctacCGCACCAGGCCCTTAAATATGCCCCAATTGACCTGGAAGATGTCCTGTTATCTATTACTCATATTGTGCTGTATTTCTACATGTGTGTGCATGGAAACTTGCAAACAAGATACGTATAGTGAGTACGCCTTTGTACTTCAAGCCGTAACCACATACTATACTGCACAATTAACAACAGTGATCGTTGTTTAAAACTCCTTCATATGTCGACATTTGCACAACCCGACCTAATAACTTGTTTAAAGCGACGGATGTGTTACTTGGGGTGAACGTCCGGACGGCCTATGGACGTCACGTACaaagtgcagaggtttggtCAATAACGTGTGCGTGGCAACGTTGTCGTGCGCAACAAACTTTCTCAAAAAACAGGTATTCATTTGAATTAACATTTGAATGTCATCGTGGTAGCAGTGAATTGTAAGACACAAAAGGAAACCCTGCTCGACTTCGTCCAATGCCAAAGATAGATTTCACACCGAACATTTTCtttcatataatgttatactgtCCAAAAATTTTCATCTTGATCAACGTGTGACAAAGGATTTGGAATCTAATAGCCATCTATTCTTACTAGTATTAGTGGAACGTTTTCTGACAAAACACGTAACAAACGTCcacccaacatctacttgaagAATATAGACTACACCCGAGCACGTACATATTGACGTCACACAGTTTGTAAATGTGTAAACTATTCCTCCAACCTGAGTGGGAGCATAAGCATTCCTGCCAACTGTATGAAAGCCATACTACTTAAAATGTACGAATCCGTATCCAGACCGTGTACTCATTGCGCACTCGACAATTTTGTAATTCATCGAAAAAATGATTAGCGTTCCAGATTATGTATTTGCCTTTTGGACGCTatcgacacacacacaaaagtgtACTTTGCATTTTGTCCTGCTGGCAAATAATTGAAATGGATTTTTTTGTCGAATCGACAGAAAAAGGGGCGTTAGTTTTATACGAAGGTAAAAGGGACGGTCAAAAAGTACTACGACATTACGACATCGTCACGTAAAGACGTTCAAATTGCGCCATTGGTGTGCCCCTGACTCTGAGACTAGAGtttgtgagttcgatcccggctgtgtcgctcacccgacatgcgcgcTATTCGAAAGGAGGACGGGACTGTTCATTGTGGCTGTTATAAGGACTAGGGGAATTTTaaaggtacaatgaacctgtaaatgcgGTACATAgtatctgtcttctctgtcacgaccagtggaagataagtGCGTTAAACCTAACTGTATAACtttaactttcattttcagTGTAGATAAGATGAGGACAGTTTTATGAGTCAAAATCTGATCATTCGTTTACACTGCCAGTTGAGTCAATGACAGGTTGCACAACAGTATTCGGAGGGTGAAAGTGCGACATATTTGCATCATAAAAGTAAGTAAAAGCGCTGAAGTAATGTGGGCTAATCCAAACAAGACTGAGACTAGCGAGGGCCTTGCTCCTGATTAAGAACTGATTTCATGTCTACCTTGTGCCGATCCCGGCCAGACGATCACGGCTGAGATGAAGAGCAGAAACTTCCACATCTTTGCCGTCTGTTGAGCTGAGTTAGACCGTGGTGCGTCGTGAAGAGACTGTTTTACGAGTTGGGTTGTGCGCTACTTCTGTATGAGAATGGTCTTATATGCGATTAAATAGACTGCTGATTGGTGTGGGCCACCGTAAGACGTCACAAGGTCAACATCACATCCATGACAACAAGGGCGAGTTGCGCAAACTCTCTAAACTGGCACGAGGCAGAACATGTGAGGGGGGTATTGAGGTGACGTCATAGTATCAACGGCCGGTTGATGCAAACAATGCTTAGATAAAAAAAGATTCACAGGTAGGTGTTACTGGAACTGGGAGCCAGCATGCATCTCGTTTTACAGGGTCGATATCAGCTGTACAAAACAGATTCACGTTCTCTTCAATGTGGGCTAGGGCATTTTAGAATGTTCTAGTACCTCAGTTGGCACGAAGTAAGCCAAAACGTATCTCCTTTTGGCTGACCAAGAAAGCTCCTTCAAAAGagatacagggctcgaaatactgggtgcatgtgcacccagtgcaccaaattttggagctgtgcacctaatcttttactgtgggtgcactggtgcacccagatattttcgtacggtttaatgtgtaaaggtatcactgcacactatatagacagcatattcttgacatctgaGGTTTGGTCAATAACGTGTGCGTGGCAACGTTGTCGTGCGCAACAA
Protein-coding sequences here:
- the LOC136423202 gene encoding uncharacterized protein, translating into MWKFLLFISAVIVWPGSAQGERVFLATHENWAFYKVRVEGQMIGNNLLETCENAKMENVCYGTGGGRCKSNWELACISFNKVDISCTTLAVLSSKLCGNTDYLNCQPLDDIFLYRRMFEGGSWGMDYDTHVEKLPGEDYNDKYAVCAEVSNCASSPCATGTCTDDGLGSYTCTPCEEGTSCDQDKQVYLTTHDNWAFFKVLATGPMTQGNVKDTCEATGMGYPCWRSGTKCLHALPTWSDDCIAFDLPDGSDCRTPTLGALSIKLCGNDRYWQCPPLFGTFVYFYTGSIYTRETGARGVEFGSDNMLHGDDYYNKYALCATRDTNNNGRGYSSASCATGMYYTPQHSMFPYIMLFSIYAWIQIRMF